The following are encoded together in the Fusarium keratoplasticum isolate Fu6.1 chromosome 1, whole genome shotgun sequence genome:
- a CDS encoding Epimerase domain-containing protein — translation MSKQSSRDVLDDDLPPPYTEAGPSTAAPQPSQQSITSIFSSHLNSLPLRILSNQAARTSARDQRDSEILTLLVPHVEDLLSSIAAMDPPPRIVEMTMVPEEAVNHEWVFSDEDRSRTVVRVQEDRKLQGDEKRPPKPEQKPLGERAFDEWGRWEDETEDTTPRNILWWDDRDMASRLAKYISPERVDRQVVKANVQQIKQDKKASRWGLFKKAEPQQPPPAPVRPVEDEDPVTMTVKAEEVTFRRENEMGIWEGKTGWGLVVRVKIRG, via the coding sequence atgtccaagcAATCATCCCGAGacgtcctcgacgacgacctcCCCCCTCCGTATACCGAGGCGGggccatcaacagcagcaccTCAGCCATCTCAACAATCAATCACATCCATCTTTTCCTCGCATCTTAACAGTCTCCCACTACGCATCCTCTCAAACCAAGCAGCCCGTACCTCCGCGCGCGACCAGCGAGACAGCGAGATTCTGACACTCTTGGTCCCCCATGTCGAAGACCTGCTATCATCCATTGCGGCCATGGATCCGCCTCCCCGAATCGTGGAGATGACCATGGTCCCAGAAGAGGCCGTGAACCACGAATGGGTGTTTAGCGATGAGGATCGATCCCGCACCGTAGTTCGCGTGCAGGAAGACCGCAAACTCCAAGGAGATGAGAAGAGGCCACCCAAACCAGAACAGAAGCCCCTTGGGGAGAGGGCATTTGATGAATGGGGTCGATGGGAGGATGAGACAGAAGATACGACTCCCCGCAACATCCTCTGGTGGGACGACCGCGACATGGCCTCCCGCTTGGCAAAGTACATATCACCGGAGCGTGTTGATCGCCAGGTAGTAAAGGCAAATGTGCAGCAAATAAAGCAGGACAAAAAGGCGTCAAGATGGGGCCTGTTCAAAAAGGCCGAACCACAACAACCGCCACCAGCGCCAGTAAGGCcggttgaagatgaagatccaGTCACAATGACGGTCAAGGCTGAAGAAGTTACATTTAGACGAGAGAATGAGATGGGAATATGGGAAGGCAAGACGGGATGGGGGTTAGTTGTGCGCGTCAAGATACGAGGTTGA
- a CDS encoding Epimerase domain-containing protein: MAYNVLVTGSSGHLGTALMLSLPTMGFTPLGIDILPSENTNHVVSITDRSAVSSILAENPIRHVLHAATLHKPHVESHSKQDFVDTNITGTLVLLEEAAKLGPQIESFIFFSTTSTFGAALSPKPGLAAAWIDETVVPIPKNIYGATKVAAEDLCFLIQKQTGMPVLVLRTSRFFPEQDDDEDRRAALEDDNLKVLELAYRRCDIEDIVRAAVCGMSKAKHLNFRKYIISAPPPFTNDPDTLQKLDKTPEEVFKAVAPSCEQVFKDKGWGYLKRIDRVYDSSKAVEELGWEPEYTFSKVVELIREGKEWKSELTAKVGKRGYHAASHGVYTVR; encoded by the coding sequence ATGGCCTACAACGTCCTCGTAACAGGCTCATCCGGCCACCTAGGCACAGCCCTCATGCTCTCCCTCCCCACGATGGGATTCACGCCcctcggcatcgacatcctccCGTCGGAAAACACCAACCACGTCGTCTCCATCACCGACAGGTCCGCTGTGTCGTCCATCCTTGCAGAGAATCCGATCCGCCATGTTCTTCATGCCGCGACGCTGCACAAGCCTCACGTGGAGAGCCACTCCAAGCAGGACTTTGTCGACACAAACATCACGGGAACCCTCGTgctcctcgaggaggccgccaAGCTTGGTCCCCAGATTGAGAGtttcatcttcttcagcaccACCAGTACTTTCGGAGCAGCGCTGAGTCCCAAGCCCGGTCTGGCGGCTGCATGGATCGATGAGACCGTAGTCCCCATCCCCAAGAACATATACGGCGCCACAAAGGTCGCCGCCGAAGACCTCTGCTTCCTCATCCAGAAGCAAACCGGCATGCCCGTCCTCGTTTTGCGTACAAGCCGCTTCTTCCCggaacaagacgacgacgaagatcGCAGAGCAGCACTTGAAGACGACAACCTCAAAGTCCTAGAACTGGCCTACCGCAGATGCGACATCGAAGACATCGTCCGAGCTGCAGTCTGCGGGATGTCTAAAGCCAAACACCTCAACTTCAGAAAGTACATCATCAGCGCACCACCTCCCTTCACAAACGACCCCGACACCCTCCAAAAGCTGGACAAAACCCCAGAAGAGGTATTCAAAGCCGTCGCGCCAAGCTGCGAGCAAGTCTTCAAGGACAAAGGCTGGGGGTATCTGAAGCGCATCGACAGAGTGTACGACTCGAGCAAGGCAGTAGAGGAACTGGGATGGGAACCAGAGTACACCTTCAGCAAGGTAGTCGAGCTGATCCGGGAGGGAAAGGAGTGGAAGAGCGAGTTGACGGCAAAGGTTGGAAAGAGGGGATATCACGCCGCGAGCCATGGAGTGTACACTGTACGATGA
- a CDS encoding PH-response regulator protein palA/prr-1, with amino-acid sequence MASNILALPFRKSTHLSLASTIRQYINTKYDQHPDMFKHDLEVIDTLRRDAVNVREPHPSGIKKLQTYAAQLVWVGGKFPIDIGAEFSWYPALGYNTERPMVRNNLKYELMNILYNLASLYSQLALNTPRGNTEGLKSAANYFSMAAGVLTHMQTEILPELRMSDPPEDMDHDTLESLIQLLLAQSQECFWQKAVMDGYKDASIAKLAARVSDLYNLSGEAAMQSEAISSAWIHHMSAKHHHFAAAAQYRAACDCLEKRKYGEEVARLRDAVSCVTEGIKEAKSGFLGKVVVDDLSGLKRKVEEDLKRAEKDNDVIYLIAVPPKSELKILDRANMAVARVPPQVANPYEYFGDRAEFGPALFSRLVPFSVHVAISIYEERRDRMVSQNIIQELETLTEKLHELLASLGLPGSLQALEKPLGLPPSLVQHAEEIRQADAIGRVHKSFADIDKLRSGDLAIFEEGKRALASEEEEDQRLRMRFGTDRWIRPESRQDPQGSQLWQHAAEIEGYFETSGSSDAMVRDKFAAIQDLLAMLSGSDRDLMDSVPSSRRVDIPETLKPVIGRLRGAYNDVLRLESRRRKKVENLRENARRDDIKPDILKEAARLERSYPTTALVPAHFEEFFDKRLDKLYEPEIEAIDKEAQDQERILTDIQRINREFESQKRQMGERGNREREMALQKLDNAYFKYKEIVNNLEVGRKFYNDLNKIVGPGFRDVIVGWVAQRRMEARALEEEINMPPLSSLNISHKPTPVQSPMPPHQEPAHYAPPPHQELAHSYAPPEPARSYASPPPPQPVQSPAEASIQSWAGETMQQPQPVQPQQAPMGAMWNPGMGIKFGGPAGGSGQPPAPGTWNPNSGIKFG; translated from the exons ATGGCGTC CAACATCCTTGCGCTCCCCTTTCGCAAGTCGACACACCTTTCTCTCGCTTCGACGATACGGCAGtacatcaacaccaaatATGACCAGCACCCGGACATGTTCAAGCATGACCTTGAGGTCATTGATACGCTTCGCCGTGATGCGGTCAACGTCCGGGAACCGCATCCTAGCggcatcaagaagctgcagacGTATGCTGCCCAGCTCGTGTGGGTTGGCGGCAAGTTTCCCATAGAC ATTGGAGCGGAATTCTCGTGGTATCCTGCTCTTGGCTACAACACCGAACGTCCCATGGTCCGAAACAACCTCAAGTACGAACTCATGAACATCCTCTACAACCTCGCCTCCCTCTACTCCCAGCTTGCACTCAACACACCCCGCGGAAACACCGAGGGTCTCAAATCTGCGGCCAACTATTTCTCCATGGCCGCGGGCGTTCTCACCCACATGCAGACCGAGATCCTCCCCGAGCTGCGAATGTCCGACCCTCCCGAGGACATGGACCACGACACCCTCGAGTCCCTGATCCAGCTGCTGCTCGCACAGAGTCAGGAGTGTTTCTGGCAGAAAGCTGTTATGGACGGCTACAAGGATGCTTCGATCGCAAAGCTCGCCGCCCGCGTTTCGGATCTATACAACCTCTCTGGCGAGGCCGCCATGCAGAGCGAGGCTATCAGTAGCGCGTGGATACACCACATGAGCGCCAAGCACCATCACTTTGCCGCTGCTGCCCAGTACCGAGCTGCCTGCGATTgtctggagaagaggaaataTGGAGAGGAGGTTGCGAGACTGAGGGATGCCGTATCCTGCGTGACAGAAGGCATTAAGGAGGCCAAAAGCGGATTTCTCGGCaaggttgttgttgatgaccttAGTGGGCTCAAGCGAAAGGTAGAGGAGGATCTGAAGAGAGCCGAGAAGGACAACGATGTCATCTACCTCA TCGCCGTCCCTCCCAAGTCGgagctcaagatcctcgatCGCGCCAACATGGCCGTGGCTCGAGTGCCACCTCAAGTGGCAAACCCGTACGAATACTTTGGCGACCGCGCCGAGTTTGGACCGGCCCTGTTCTCTCGCCTTGTGCCCTTTTCCGTGCACGTTGCCATTTCGATTTACGAGGAGCGACGAGACCGCATGGTCAGCCAGAATATCatccaggagcttgagacTCTCACCGAAAAGCTTCATGAGCTGTTGGCGTCTCTTGGCCTTCCTGGTTCTTTGCAAGCTCTTGAGAAGCCATTGGGCTTGCCTCCGAGTTTGGTTCAACATGCAGAGGAGATTAGACAAGCTGATGCGATTGGTAGAGTACACAAGAGCTTTGCCGACATTGATAAGCTGCGCTCAGGGGATCTCGCCATCTTTGAGGAAGGCAAGAGAGCGTTGGCatctgaggaagaggaggatcaGCGTCTTCGAATGAGGTTTGGAACAGATCGTTGGATACGGCCTGAGAGCAGGCAAGACCCTCAGGGCTCACAGCTGTGGCAACACGCTGCTGAAATTGAGGGTTACTTTGAGACCAGCGGCAGCAGTGACGCAATGGTTAGGGACAAGTTTGCGGCTATCCAGGACTTGCTGGCTATGCTCTCCGGATCTGATCGGGATCTGATGGACTCTGTGCCTTCAAGCCGTCGGGTGGACATTCCGGAGACGCTGAAGCCAGTTATCGGAAGACTCCGCGGAGCGTACAACGATGTCCTTCGTCTCGAGAGCCGACGTCGCAAAAAGGTCGAGAATCTTCGGGAGAATGCCCGTCGCGATGACATCAAACCCGATATTCTCAAAGAGGCAGCCCGACTGGAGCGATCGTACCCCACGACGGCACTTGTCCCAGCTCACTTTGAAGAGTTCTTTGACAAGAGACTCGACAAGCTGTACGAACCCGAGATAGAAGCCATCGACAAGGAAGCACAGGACCAGGAGCGTATCCTCACCGACATCCAGCGCATCAACCGCGAGTTCGAGTCGCAGAAGAGGCAGATGGGAGAGCGCGGCAACCGAGAGCGAGAGATGGCACTGCAGAAGTTGGACAACGCCTACTTTAAGTACAAGGAGATTgtcaacaacctcgaggtcggGCGCAAGTTTTACAACGATCTTAACAAGATTGTTGGGCCTGGGTTCCGCGATGTTATCGTGGGGTGGGTTGCGCAGCGGAGGATGGAAGCAAGGGCTTTGGAAGA GGAAATCAACATGCCGCcgttgtcgagcttgaacaTTTCTCACAAGCCAACCCCGGTTCAAAGCCCAATGCCTCCCCATCAGGAACCCGCTCACTACGCGCCTCCGCCTCACCAAGAGCTAGCGCATTCATATGCTCCCCCCGAGCCTGCACGCTCATACGcttctcctccgcctccccaGCCTGTGCAGAGCCCTGCCGAGGCAAGCATACAGTCATGGGCCGGAGAGACGATGCAGCAGCCCCAACCAGttcaacctcaacaagcTCCAATGGGCGCCATGTGGAATCCAGGAATGGGCATCAAGTTTGGTGGACCTGCTGGAGGCTCTGGACAGCCTCCGGCTCCTGGGACTTGGAACCCCAACTCTGGTATCAAGTTTGGCTGA
- a CDS encoding Ysc84 domain-containing protein: MHVSHTDDINSQAVATDERTCTANTARTLESKIPSNLMSNPEKAPQNQPSGEQYGSGLLPLADEQQQFPPPPPGPPPHTESAAPPAYEQGGAELPKDEKPKIVPEGQQTEGSRSEPSQQPYFPPPPVAADQQQQQQFPPPPQAAGGEQQQYFPPPPPGPPPAQQQQSSAPHPNPLDANPANPQPAQQNYNIPQYNPAQPVFAPPPTNEPAHQHQEVPIPEHEVGAGNTSTFVPPEEHHKKHGWSERFSQLGIKAAAPINSLAHKLGSQSFLPETLDKECDKAASILKSFCKNGVYADPGASPVPTSTDPKATETNDSIIDPTKQKPKSRVIVTIPPKVIAKAVGLAIFTTLRAGFNFSGATGSGILIARLPDGSWGPPSGIQVHSVGAGFLVGLDIYDCVCVINSREALAAFANTRVALGSDLAVVAGPYGAGGAVEFGTAMEGREGRKSKEGKEGESSTQPPPEPAESNQNLKPEKDKKSHRRSLSASAFKPVFSYVKSRGFYAGVQVDGTVVVERKDANAAFFGERVSVDKIIKGEVPRQGPNGMWPAGARNLLETLKGAEVGSLKVKQSKDGASPTSPTFGAPGADHSAPVASGALGTEAASGSGQPPAYKDDGTNHPGVGDVKYR; this comes from the exons ATGCACGTCAGCCACACTGATGACATCAACAGCCAAGCTGTCGCGACTGATGAACGAACCT GCACTGCCAACACAGCTCGAACGCTT GAATCGAAAATACCCTCAAATCTAATGTCGAACCCCGAAAAGGCCCCCCAGAATCAGCCTTCGGGCGAGCAGTATGGTTCTGGCCTGCTGCCTCTCGCGGACGAACAGCAGCAgttcccccctcctccgcccGGTCCCCCACCTCATACCGAGTCTGCCGCTCCTCCAGCTTATGAGCAGGGAGGTGCTGAGCTTCCAAAGGatgagaagccaaagatTGTTCCGGAGGGACAGCAGACGGAGGGAAGTCGATCTGAGCCATCGCAGCAGCCATACTttccgcctcctcctgtAGCGGCagatcagcagcagcaacagcaattCCCTCCTCCGCCACAGGCTGCTGGAGGTGAACAGCAGCAATatttccctcctcctcctcctggaccTCCTCCTGCGCAGCAGCAACAGAGCTCAGCACCTCACCCGAACCCCCTCGACGCGAACCCTGCCAACCCTCAGCCGGCTCAACAGAACTACAACATCCCGCAATACAACCCCGCCCAGCCCGTCTTTGCACCTCCTCCCACCAACGAGCCtgcgcatcaacatcaagaggtGCCAATTCCGGAGCATGAGGTTGGAGCAGGCAACACATCGACCTTTGTGCCTCCTGAGGAGCACCATAAGAAACATGGTTGGAGTGAGCGCTTTAGCCAGCttggcatcaaggctgctgctcccATCAACAGCTTGGCGCATAAGCTCGGCAGCCAGAGCTTCCTCCCGGAGACACTTGACAAGGAGTGTGACAAGGCAGCTTCGATTCTCAAGTCTTTCTGCA AAAACGGTGTCTATGCCGACCCCGGCGCAAGCCCGGTGCCCACCTCGACCGATCCCAAGGCCACTGAGACCAACGACTCCATCATCGATCCTACCAagcagaagcccaagagCCGTGTCATTGTCACTATCCCACCCAAGGTCATTGCCAAGGCTGTTGGTCTTGCCATCTTCACTACCCTCCGTGCTGGATTCAACTTTTCTGGCGCGACCGGCTCTGGTATCCTGATTGCCCGTCTTCCTGATGGGTCTTGGGGCCCTCCTTCGGGTATTCAGGTACACTCCGTTGGAGCCGGTTTCTTGGTTGGTCTCGACATTTATGACTGCGTCTGTGTCATCAACAGCCGAGAGGCACTGGCCGCCTTTGCCAACACGCGTGTCGCCCTTGGTAGTGACTTGGCCGTCGTCGCGGGTCCTTACGGAGCTGGAGGCGCAGTTGAATTTGGTACTGCCATGGAAGGTCGTGAAGGACGAAAGTCgaaggagggcaaggaagGAGAGTCATCGACTCAGCCTCCTCCCGAACCGGCTGAGAGCAACCAGAACTTGAAGCCTGAGAAGGATAAGAAGAGCCATCGCCGCAGCCTCAGCGCTAGCGCCTTCAAGCCTGTCTTTTCCTACGTTAAGTCGCGCGGATTCTACGCTGGTGTCCAGGTTGACGGTACTGTCGTGGTCGAGCGCAAGGATGCAAACGCTGCCTTCTTTGGTGAGCGAGTGTCTGttgacaagatcatcaagggcGAGGTGCCCCGTCAGGGACCCAACGGCATGTGGCCTGCGGGAGCGCGCAATCTGCTCGAGACTTTGAAGGGAGCCGAGGTTGGAtctctcaaggtcaagcagaGCAAAGATGGAGCATCTCCGACCAGCCCGACATTCGGAGCCCCGGGCGCCGATCACTCGGCTCCGGTGGCGTCCGGAGCTCTAGGTACCGAGGCGGCGAGTGGAAGCGGACAGCCGCCGGCCTACAAGGATGATGGAACCAACCACcctggtgttggtgatgtgaaGTACCGCTAA
- a CDS encoding FSH1 domain-containing protein, which translates to MTQSQSRLNAEDTLHLPRVLCLHGGGVNAEVFELQCRAIISRLSTSLRLVFMQAPFISAPHPQIVSVYGDYGPFRRWLRWQPDHPEIEPEAAAGEIRHQCRRAMEDDPGTGEWIGVLGFSQGAKIAASLLWTQQQVTAKFGAAESLTHFKFGVLMAGRAPLIMLDHRLQETPHIVDAALLSSEFTNWPETNEGDHVLSIPTLHVHGLRDPGTEQHQVLMNKYCQTGTTRLVEWDGGHRIPIKTHDVEAVVEKILELAKETQVADELPN; encoded by the coding sequence ATGACACAATCACAGTCCAGGCTCAACGCCGAAGATACCCTCCACCTCCCCCGCGTCCTGTGCCTCCACGGCGGCGGTGTCAACGCCGAAGTCTTTGAGCTACAATGCcgagccatcatctcccggCTAAGCACCTCCCTCCGCCTCGTCTTCATGCAAGCACCTTTCATATCAGCACCTCACCCTCAAATCGTCAGTGTCTACGGTGACTACGGTCCTTTTCGGCGCTGGCTCCGCTGGCAGCCCGACCACCCGGAGATTGAGCCCGAGGCCGCAGCGGGGGAGATCCGCCACCAGTGCCGACGGGCTATGGAGGATGACCCGGGGACGGGGGAGTGGATCGGCGTGCTGGGCTTCTCTCAGGGCGCCAAGATTGCTGCCAGCTTATTGTGGACGCAGCAGCAGGTGACGGCAAAGTTCGGAGCGGCAGAGTCACTGACGCACTTCAAGTTTGGGGTGCTAATGGCCGGAAGGGCGCCTCTGATCATGCTTGATCATCGTCTTCAGGAGACGCCTCATATTGTTGACGCAGCACTTCTAAGCTCCGAGTTTACTAACTGGCCCGAGACCAACGAGGGCGACCATGTTCTGAGCATCCCAACCCTACATGTCCATGGCCTACGAGACCCAGGAACGGAACAGCATCAGGTCTTAATGAACAAGTACTGCCAGACTGGTACGACAAGATTAGTTGAGTGGGACGGTGGTCACCGAATACCCATCAAGACGCATGATGTGGAAGCTGTGGTTGAAAAGATCTTGGAGCTTGCAAAAGAGACGCAAGTAGCCGATGAATTACCCAATTGA
- a CDS encoding Alpha-1,2-Mannosidase produces MGNGGRKRERDQILEGIFTSFSFFILPFIHSFAHFTLFGGFLLTIMFRPSTLRAIPLRALSIAAVVGTFLLLHLLLASGPQFTPLSPPPSRPPRPSPPPVQTPTEFVASTVDWSSLQLQHPPVAVKPLPQGAAQTLPKVQAENSKFSFNKDAEKRRDAVRDEFLRGWSAYRQHAWMRDELMPVSAKWRDSFGGWAATLVDSLDTLWIMDLREEFEEAANAAATLNWGERRDGAIDVFKLTTRHLGGLLGAYELSGQEALLKRATELGEMLYVAFDTPNRIPTLWLDFDEAENGTQIAGNHDPSAAPASLAMEFTRLSQLTGNSKFYDATDRVTQFLSRVQNSTKLPGMWPIYLDFEHQVAEDNTFTLGALADSMYEYLIKMHALLGGLDRNYERMYRMATKVVADKLLYRPKVPNQDDVLLVGEIHVEGKAEFIPETQHLTCFAGGMFALGGKLLDNEEHVKLGEKLALGCHWAFKSFATGIMPEIFRLEECPTLEPCDYDEEAWAPEGEPIPPGFRHVRDPRYLLRPEAVESVFIMYRLTGDSKWQDMAWEMFEAIKRFTTTEHGNAAVEDIISVETKQTDSMESFWLSETLKYFYLIFSPPNLVSLDEYVLTTGAHPFRRPAK; encoded by the exons ATGGGGAACggggggaggaagagagagagggatcAAATTCTGGAAGGGATCTTTACgagcttctctttcttcatTCTTCCCTTTATCCATTCTTTCGCTCATTTTACTTTGTTTGGGGGGTTTTTACTAACTATAATGTTTCGACCGTCGACACTGCGGGCTATACCGTTGCGCGCTCTCTCCATAGCCGCCGTCGTAGGAACCTTcttgctcctccatctccttttGGCTTCTGGTCCTCAGTTCACCCCCCTgagccctcctccatctcgtcctcctcgtccctCTCCGCCTCCCGTACAGACCCCGACCGAGTTCGTCGCCAGCACTGTTGACTGGTCCtcgctgcagctgcagcacCCTCCCGTCGCTGTcaagcctcttcctcagGGTGCCGCCCAGACGCTGCCAAAGGTGCAGGCTGAAAACTCCAAGTTTAGTTTCAATAAGGATGCTgagaagaggagggatgCTGTTCGGGATGAGTTTTTGCGAGGCTGGTCCGCGTATAGACAACATGCGTGGATGAGAGACGAGCTCATGCCTGTGTCGGCGAAGTGGAGGGATAGCTTTGGCGGATGGGCTGCCACCTTGGTTGATTCGTTGGATACCCTCTGGATCATGGATCTTCGTGAGGAGTTTGAAGAGGCTGCTAATGCTGCTGCTACTCTCAACTGGGGTGAGAGGCGTGACGGAGCCATTGACGTTTTCAAATTGACCACCCGTCATCTCGGAGGTTTGCTCGGAGCGTATGAGCTGAGTGGTCAGGAAGCCCTGTTGAAGAGGGCTACTGAGCTTGGGGAGATGCTTTACGTCGCATTTGATACGCCGAACCGCATTCCTACTCTCTGGCTTGACTTTGACGAAGCTGAGAACGGCACCCAAATCGCCGGCAACCATGATCCTTCTGCAGCGCCGGCGTCCTTGGCTATGGAGTTTACTCGCCTGTCGCAGTTGACTGGAAACTCCAAGTTTTACGACGCCACCGACCGTGTCACCCAGTTCCTCAGCAGGGTGCAGAACTCGACCAAGCTGCCCGGCATGTGGCCCATCTACCTCGACTTTGAGCACCAGGTCGCCGAGGACAACACTTTTACGCTCGGAGCGCTGGCCGACTCCATGTACGAGTACCTCATCAAGATGCATGCCCTGCTCGGTGGACTTGATCGGAACTATGAGAGGATGTACCGCATGGCTACGAAGGTTGTGGCCGACAAGCTGCTGTATCGACCCAAGGTGCCGAACCAGGACGATGTCTTGTTGGTGGGTGAGATTCATGTTGAGGGAAAGGCTGAGTTCATCCCCGAGACTCAACACCTTACCTGCTTCGCGGGAGGTATGTTTGCCCTAGGTGGTaagctcctcgacaacgaAGAACACGTCAAGCTCGGCGAGAAACTCGCCCTTGGATGTCACTGGGCCTTTAAATCCTTCGCAACAGGAATAATGCCCGAGATCTTCCGCCTCGAAGAGTGTCCCACCCTGGAACCCTGCGACTACGACGAAGAGGCCTGGGCACCCGAGGGAGAGCCCATCCCCCCTGGTTTCCGCCACGTCCGCGATCCTCGGTACCTGCTGCGTCCCGAGGCCGTGGAGAGTGTTTTTATCATGTACAGACTTACAGGAGACTCCAAGTGGCAGGATATGGCATGGGAGATGTTTGAGGCTATCAAGCGGTTTACTACGACGGAGCATGGGAATGCTGCCGTTGAGGATATTATTTCTGTCGAGACGAAGCAGACTGACTCGATGGAG AGCTTCTGGCTTAGTGAGACGCTCAAGTACTTTTACCTCATCTTTTCACCTCCTAATTTAGTAAGCCTTGATGAGTATGTGTTGACCACAGGGGCTCATCCTTTCCGACGACCTGCCAAATAA
- a CDS encoding CVNH domain-containing protein, translating into MYFAFLPLFLAALGVLANPITPRDANPQPSYFKDLPNTLSPDFPVNETTKIEVRDETLTHSLRVRGAGGYLGSCKDIRFYISDKDMNRVNPSYIHSGYYESPRLVARCPDLTGEMKCSSLELGECMVNVNGALAPGPGGLWHETCTQCIMSEDGKDLWCHCWSAMKGHLLMSGTTINLDSFIENFDGDLMCNAARGYRGVCPNGPSWDPREH; encoded by the exons ATGTATTTCGCATTCCTTCCACTCTTTCTCGCCGCTCTCGGCGTCCTCGCCAATCCCATCACACCCCGTGATGCCAACCCTCAGCCTTCCTACTTCAAAGACCTCCCCAACACTCTCTCCCCCGACTTTCCCGTCAACGAAACCACCAAGATCGAAGTCCGCGATGAAACTCTCACTCACTCCCTTCGTGTCCGCGGTGCAGGCGGTTACCTCGGTTCGTGCAAAGACATCCGGTTCTACATCAGCGACAAGGACATGAACCGCGTGAACCCATCGTATATCCATTCGGGGTACTATGAATCTCCTCGCCTCGTAGCTCGATGTCCTGATCTCACGGGTGAGATGAAGTGTAGCTCTCTCGAGCTCGGAGAGTGCATGGTCAACGTCAACGGCGCCCTAGCCCCCGGACCTGG TGGACTTTGGCACGAGACTTGTACTCAGTGCATCATGAGTGAGGACGGAAAGGACCTTTGGTGCCACTGCTGGAGCGCCATGAAGGGCCATCTCCTCATGAGCGGTACCACCATCAACCTAG ACTCCTTCATCGAAAACTTTGACGGCGACTTGATGTGCAACGCCGCACGCGGATATCGTGGTGTCTGTCCAAACGGCCCCTCCTGGGATCCCAGAGAACACTGA